The window CGTCGTCGCCCGCATCAGGAGCCATCACACGCTTGGTTACCCGGTGATGGACTCGCAGGCATGGATCAACCCGAAGTCGCTGACGACCGGAGCGCCATTCACCGTCGTATCCGACTGCCATCAGTTGGACATCGACACCCCGGGCAACACCGGAACCCGCGGCAGTCTCCTCACCTACAACGAGGCCGTACCCCTCGGCGCTCCTCCGGACGGGGCAACGACGAAGCTCCTCTGGCTCGGCTCCAGCGTGATGAACTACCAGCACGTTAGCCTGTCGGCCGACGGCTTCAGCGCCAACTGCATCTACATAGCGGCGAACTGCGCCTGGTGAGACCGGGGTGACACCAGGCAGGGGCGGCGAGTCAGCAAAGTCACCCTCAACGGCCCCGGCGAAAGTGTCGAGAGATAACTGGTGAGCGGCGAGAACATCCGGAAGTGGATGCAGGACATCCCGGATCCCGCCCCGAATACGGAGAAGCTCGAATTAGGAGAAGATAGATAACAACGATCCGTAGACACACTACACCTACGTCACACGTTTCGATCCGCCCGAGAAGTCCGTTGAGAGTGTCGAGCTGGAGCTGCCGGTGGAGACAAAGGCCGACGACAGCCGCCAGGATTCGCAGCAGATAATCGAGTTTGGGATTATCACCTTATTATGAACAAGCGTGAAGTCTGCTCCTGAGATAGTTTAGCGCGTTTTCGTCGTCACGATGATAAAAAATCTGAACGACCGTTCACGGATGAACAGCCCGAAGTTGCGCTTGAAACCGCCGTGGCAGGCCTTCAGGCAGCATTTGCCACAGGCACGGACGTTCTCGATGCCGTTCATAGGCACATTGTCGTCGACCAGTGTTTGTCATGGTTGATGCGCCTGTAGTGGAAGCCGTTGAGCGACAGCTTATTATGGGTACCTCCCGCTGCAATTGGGCGGAAGGCTGACCCGGGCCGCCGGAACGCCGAGCCAGAACAGGCGCGTAATCTCACGGCGTTTTTCCGGCGGCAGCTCGTGGCGACGCCCCTGGGGACGATGGTTGAACAATTTACCCCAGCTCTTGTACATTAGCCGCTCGTCGCCTAACCTGTAGTGACAGCGGCAGTTACACCTTGGTCACTTGACGTGCCGCTACCTCATCCTACTCTTCCCCGCCCCATTCACCCCTTGGTTGGTGGCAGGAAAATATTCTTGTTCACGTAGATATAAGTAACCAACTGCAATAGCTGCTGTTCACCTGCTGTGATGATCCCTCGAGTTTTTTCGGCATAACGCTGGGGCGGGAGTAGTTCCCTACCACTCAAGCCCGCTGACGATGACCAAAGACCAAGGGCGGGGGCTCTGTCCCCCGCCGTTTTGCTGCGATCTCCGGCATCCGCGGCGGACCGCGGGGGATTCAACCCCCGGGACCGCCCACCATGGTGGTGGATCGTTACTACTCGTCGAGATAGCCGCGGGGGCGACTGTCTCCAGGCGCCCGTTTAACCCAGCGTCAGACGGGCAAGAACCACCGAGAACGGAGGGCCGGCGCATTTAGTGCGCAACGAACCCGGCCTAGGGTTCGTTGCACGTGCAAGAAACTGGTGCCGGTGCTGCTTCGCAGCATTGGAGTTACAACTTCGTTGTAACTCCGGCCCGGCGATGCGCGGGCCGCCCCTGCATCATCCCGGCCGGGGGCCGGCAGACACAGGTCGCAGATCCTGTGCTCCATAACCCATCACCCATCACCCAACCGCCGGCTGATAATCCTGCAGGGCGGGGTCTTGCGACCCCGGCGCAGCGCTTCTGCACCCGCTATCCGTGCCGGTGCAACTTAATTCCCGTCCGGTTGGTCGATACGGCTCTTTTTTTGCTATACTGGAAATCACGTGGGATAACAGCTCTATTCGGGAGGAACCCCAGTGCCGACGGTCAATCAGATTCGCGACGTCATCCTGTTCGCCGGTCTCGACGACGGCGAGCTGGCCACCGTCGCGGGCTTGCTGCAGGAGGAGAAGTTCTCCAAGGATCAAGAGATATTTCACGAGGGTGATCCGGGGGACAAGTTCTATATCGTCAGCGAGGGCATGGTCTCGATCGCCCTCAACATCGACGGGGTGGGCTCCGAGGAGCTGCTGTACCTCGAACCGCCGGCCTTCTTCGGCGAGATGGCCCTGATCGACGCCGAGCCGCGCTCGGCCTCGGCCATTTGCCGGCGTCCGACGGTCCTGCTCAGCCTCGACAAGGAGGCCTTCGAGCACCTGATCGACGAGGATATAGAGTTGGGCAACAAGCTGATGATCGGTCTGATCCGCACTTTCTGCAGCCGCATCCGCAAGTCCAACGAAAAGCTGCGCAACTACTTCATGATCAACCGCGCCTTCCTGGACTCCTGAGGGGTGCGGACGCCGGTAACCGGGGAGTGAGGGAACCGTGGAAATCCAGAACGTACTGAAGAAGACCTACCTGTTCTACACCCTGGACGACGACGAGCTGAAGCAGTTGTCGCAACGCGCCCGGCTGCAGAGCTTCGGCAAGGGCGAAGAGATCTTCACCGAGGGCTCGGCGGGCGGCTCCCTCTACATCATCAAGGACGGCAAGGTCAACGTCGAGAAGACGCTCAGCGACGGCGTGGACGCCGTGCTGGTCGAGCTGGGTCAATACTTTTTCTTCGGCGAGATCTCCCTCTTCGACGGCGGCAAGCGCTCGGCGACGGTGACCGCCGTCGAGCCCACCGAGTGTGTAATCATCGACAAGCCCGACTTTTGGGAGGCGATGATGGCCAATCCGGTCTCGGCCCACAAGGTCTACCGGGCCATCCTCAGCTTCCACTCCAACTCGATTCGCCGGGCCAACGAGCGCTTCCGCAGCTTTCTCGGCCAGGCCCTGGACAATATCTGACCGGCCGCCGAACTGATCGCGCGGCAGGGCGGGGGGGAGTACGGCCCCGCTCTCGCTATAGGCGCCGGTCGCAACCCACGGTGACCATGAAGCGCAGACCCCTCAGCGTACTGCTTCTGTTCCTCGGCGCCCTGGCCGTCTCCTGCGACGCCGCCGCCGAAGCCGGCGAGGAGACCGCCCCGCTGGCCCCCCAGCGGATCCTGTTGGGCGTGGTCCGCCCCGCGGAGGAGGCCCGTCACGACGAGAGCTGGCTCCCCCTGCTGGAGGAGCTGCCCAGCCCCACCGCCGCCACCGGCGTCAGCTTCATCGACGGCGGTTGGGAGCCGCAAAGCACGGGGCTGTTCATCGAGCCGACCCCGGAGCGGGCGGCGACGCTGGCCCCACTGACGACACGCCCGACCACGACGGTCGTCCACTACGAGCCCGAGTACCGGGAGTGGGCCCACGCCCTGGCCGAGCGTTTGGGAATCGATCCCGACGAGCTGATCGAGACGGCGCCGGGGCACGCCCGGGAGGCCGTCACCGTCATCACGGGCGCCGACTTCGATCACGCCGCCCGGCGGATCTACCCCGGCGGTCGGCCGCCGGTGATCAGCCCCGCCGAATTGGCCGAGCTGGGTTACGGTGCGGGGACCGTGGTCTACGTCGATCTGTCCGGGTTCTGCGCCAGCCTGTTCGTCGACGGTGAGGTGATCAAGACCTGGCCCGTGGCCATCGGCAAGCCCTCGACGCCCACACCGCCGGGGGTCTACGAGATCGTCCGCCTCAAGGCCGACCCCATCTGGAGCTGGGAGGGCCGACGCTACCCGGCCGGCGATCCGGAGAACGGTCTGGGCAGCCGCTGGATCGGCATCGATCTGCCGACCTACGGTATGCACGGCACCAACGAGCCCGACTCGATCGGCACCGCGGCCAGCCACGGCTGCATCCGCTCGCACAACGCCGACATCGAGGAGGTCTTCGAGTATCTGTCTATCGGCGACACCGTCATCTGGGCGGAATGAGTCGCTTCAGCCAGGAGGTATCCTTGCCGCGTCAGTTGGTCTTGCTTTTCCTGATCCTCGTCGGCCCGAGCCTGCTGCTGGTTGCGGGCTGTTCCTCCGAAGAGAGCGAAACCGTCTACCAGCGCCAGACCCCCGTCGTCGGCAACCCCGACCCCCCCGACGCCCCGCCGCCCGACTACCCTCCGCCGGCCGAAGATGAACCCGAGGACGAGGCGCAGGAGGGCTCTTCGGGCTATCGGCCGCCCGTCACCGACCGGGAACCTGCCGAGGAAGAGCCCCCGCCGCCGTCAGCGGTCGTCGACAAACCCGACGAGCAGGAGATAGCCCGCAACTACTTCGCCGCCCGTTCCGGGCTCATCCGGCGCATCTACGACGACCGCCGCAGTGACAACCCGGACCTGGCCGGCCGGATCACCATCGAAGTCACCGTGACCAACGGTCGCGTCGCCGCCGGTGTGGTCGGCAACACTACCGGCGACCCGGTGCTGGCGAGCCGGATCCTGTCGACGATCCGCGGCTGGAGCGTTGCCGGGGTCGAGGGCCCCGTCGAGCTACTCCTGCCCTACGACTTCCAGCAGTAAC of the Candidatus Coatesbacteria bacterium genome contains:
- a CDS encoding cyclic nucleotide-binding domain-containing protein, producing the protein MPTVNQIRDVILFAGLDDGELATVAGLLQEEKFSKDQEIFHEGDPGDKFYIVSEGMVSIALNIDGVGSEELLYLEPPAFFGEMALIDAEPRSASAICRRPTVLLSLDKEAFEHLIDEDIELGNKLMIGLIRTFCSRIRKSNEKLRNYFMINRAFLDS
- a CDS encoding cyclic nucleotide-binding domain-containing protein; the encoded protein is MEIQNVLKKTYLFYTLDDDELKQLSQRARLQSFGKGEEIFTEGSAGGSLYIIKDGKVNVEKTLSDGVDAVLVELGQYFFFGEISLFDGGKRSATVTAVEPTECVIIDKPDFWEAMMANPVSAHKVYRAILSFHSNSIRRANERFRSFLGQALDNI
- a CDS encoding L,D-transpeptidase family protein, translating into MKRRPLSVLLLFLGALAVSCDAAAEAGEETAPLAPQRILLGVVRPAEEARHDESWLPLLEELPSPTAATGVSFIDGGWEPQSTGLFIEPTPERAATLAPLTTRPTTTVVHYEPEYREWAHALAERLGIDPDELIETAPGHAREAVTVITGADFDHAARRIYPGGRPPVISPAELAELGYGAGTVVYVDLSGFCASLFVDGEVIKTWPVAIGKPSTPTPPGVYEIVRLKADPIWSWEGRRYPAGDPENGLGSRWIGIDLPTYGMHGTNEPDSIGTAASHGCIRSHNADIEEVFEYLSIGDTVIWAE